From a single Wolbachia endosymbiont of Oedothorax gibbosus genomic region:
- a CDS encoding IS982 family transposase, producing the protein MKKDITELYCCVEDFCRAVDDNFANRFLSNGKKPTRVPEIAHSEILTIILLYHKSPCKNFKAFYLCYLQLFYRSEFSKLPSYHRFIALKPRVLWYLALLLQWFCEQAKMTGISYIDSTSIAVCHRKRISRNKVFKGLAELGKNTYGWFFGFKLHVVINEIGEIQGVTLTRGNVDDRKPVPTLTKKLTGLLFGDKGYIKKELFEKLFDRGLKLVTKVKKGMKNALISLKEKILLGKRSIVETVFGCLKNKFELEHTRHRSTVNFLVHIFSTLISYSMQSKKPCISQLYFVG; encoded by the coding sequence ATGAAGAAAGATATTACAGAACTGTACTGTTGCGTCGAGGATTTTTGTCGTGCGGTAGATGATAATTTTGCAAATAGGTTCTTATCAAACGGCAAAAAACCAACCAGAGTACCAGAAATAGCGCACTCAGAAATTCTAACCATAATCCTATTATACCATAAATCACCATGTAAAAACTTCAAGGCTTTTTATCTTTGTTATCTTCAGTTATTCTATAGATCAGAGTTTTCAAAGCTGCCTTCATATCACAGATTTATTGCCTTAAAGCCGCGAGTTTTGTGGTATTTAGCATTACTTTTGCAATGGTTTTGTGAACAAGCAAAAATGACCGGGATTTCCTACATAGATTCTACTTCAATAGCAGTATGCCATCGAAAAAGAATCTCAAGAAATAAGGTTTTCAAAGGATTAGCAGAGTTAGGAAAGAATACTTACGGCTGGTTTTTTGGTTTTAAATTACATGTAGTAATCAATGAAATAGGTGAAATTCAAGGTGTTACGCTAACCAGAGGTAACGTCGATGACAGAAAACCTGTACCAACTCTAACCAAAAAACTAACTGGACTTTTGTTTGGAGATAAGGGCTATATAAAGAAAGAGCTCTTTGAGAAACTATTCGATAGAGGTCTAAAACTCGTCACTAAAGTGAAAAAAGGTATGAAAAATGCACTGATTTCGCTGAAAGAGAAGATTTTACTAGGGAAAAGATCGATTGTTGAAACGGTTTTTGGCTGCCTAAAAAACAAATTTGAACTTGAGCACACTCGGCATAGATCCACAGTAAATTTCTTGGTACATATTTTTTCTACCCTCATTTCTTATTCAATGCAATCGAAAAAGCCCTGTATTTCTCAGCTTTACTTCGTTGGTTAA
- a CDS encoding reverse transcriptase domain-containing protein, with translation MVGGVISPVLANIYLHYVLDLWFEKKVKQESKGYMELVRYADDLLVCCESEEDAKEFLESLKQRLAKFGLEISENKTKIVKFGKKEWYQAEREKRKTESFNFLGFTHYCGKSRNGRLMMKQKTSKISLARKIKEIKEWLKAVRNLIRLKDWWQILKAKLRGHYNYFGISGNYRWLNKFNWAVKKLTFKWINRRSQKKSMNWEQFMHYTQVNPPPKPKICFSLYTQEVCRER, from the coding sequence ATTGTTGGCGGAGTAATAAGCCCTGTATTGGCAAATATATATTTACACTATGTACTAGATCTATGGTTTGAAAAGAAAGTAAAACAAGAATCTAAGGGGTATATGGAGCTAGTCAGGTACGCAGATGACCTTCTGGTGTGCTGTGAAAGTGAGGAAGACGCTAAAGAATTTCTAGAATCATTGAAACAAAGATTAGCCAAGTTTGGTTTGGAAATATCTGAAAATAAAACAAAAATAGTAAAGTTTGGTAAGAAAGAATGGTATCAAGCAGAAAGAGAGAAACGAAAGACGGAAAGCTTTAATTTTCTGGGATTTACACATTATTGTGGGAAAAGTCGAAATGGCAGACTTATGATGAAGCAGAAAACTTCAAAAATAAGCCTAGCCAGAAAGATTAAAGAAATCAAAGAGTGGTTGAAAGCGGTTCGGAATCTTATTCGTCTCAAAGACTGGTGGCAAATACTCAAAGCCAAACTAAGAGGACACTATAACTACTTCGGGATTAGCGGAAATTATCGATGGCTCAATAAGTTTAATTGGGCAGTAAAGAAGCTAACGTTTAAGTGGATAAACCGACGTAGCCAGAAAAAGAGCATGAATTGGGAACAATTTATGCATTATACACAAGTCAATCCACCACCAAAACCAAAAATATGTTTTTCCTTATATACACAGGAGGTATGTCGTGAACGCTAA
- a CDS encoding recombinase family protein, whose translation MVTVSLYARVSSGKQAQENTIASQVAAIEKQISMDGYRLLREHEFIDNGYSGSNLVCPGLEKLRDKVIEGEIDKIYIHSPDRLSRKYAYQMILLEEFQKAGAEAVFLNYEINDNPESQLLLQMQGMIAEYERAKIMERSRRGKIYAANKGCVSVMGGAPYGYRYIDKYMGGGQALFEINEEEADVVRKVFLWIGRERASIGEVCRRLNTMSIMTRTGKKCWDRSVIWGMLKNPAYKGQAAFGKTKVGVRLQQIRPQKHSCEQPKDNYSIYPVEKANWVYVKVPNIVDEDIFDMVQEQLAENRKIARTRERGAKYLLQGLVVCKRCRYAYYGSPVRNKRGEKVEHYAYYRCIGRDSYRFGGNKICDNKHIRTDALETAVWEEVKHLLKNPNRILEEYKRRLLELKKSSWDKKSDLLEKQENKLKRGIARLIDSYAQEYINQEEFEPRIKAMKQSLKTIEEEKKRIFDQKKLEQEVTLVVTNLEDFSSNITSNLDSADWLTKRGIIRTLVKRIEVDLEDVNVVFRVKELSNFPGHNGEEKKNLQHCWRSNNLPYRYPSCCLPPHEQCRPL comes from the coding sequence ATGGTAACAGTGAGTTTATATGCAAGAGTTTCTTCGGGGAAACAAGCACAAGAAAATACAATAGCAAGCCAAGTTGCAGCTATAGAGAAGCAGATTAGCATGGATGGGTACAGATTATTGAGAGAGCATGAATTTATTGATAATGGCTACAGTGGATCTAATTTAGTCTGTCCTGGTCTAGAAAAATTACGTGATAAAGTAATAGAAGGTGAAATTGATAAAATTTACATTCATTCTCCTGATCGTTTATCTAGAAAATATGCATATCAAATGATATTGCTTGAAGAATTTCAGAAAGCAGGAGCAGAAGCGGTTTTTTTAAATTATGAGATTAACGATAACCCAGAATCCCAATTGCTGTTACAAATGCAAGGTATGATAGCAGAATATGAACGTGCAAAAATTATGGAACGAAGTCGTCGTGGAAAGATTTATGCGGCTAATAAAGGTTGTGTAAGTGTAATGGGAGGAGCTCCATACGGTTATCGTTATATAGATAAGTATATGGGAGGAGGACAAGCTTTATTTGAAATTAACGAAGAAGAAGCTGATGTTGTTCGCAAAGTATTTTTGTGGATAGGCAGAGAAAGGGCAAGTATTGGGGAAGTATGTCGTCGGCTAAATACTATGTCCATTATGACACGAACAGGAAAAAAGTGCTGGGATAGAAGTGTAATTTGGGGTATGTTAAAAAACCCCGCTTACAAAGGACAAGCAGCTTTTGGTAAAACAAAGGTAGGTGTAAGGTTACAACAGATAAGACCACAAAAACATTCTTGTGAACAGCCAAAAGATAATTACTCCATTTATCCTGTCGAAAAAGCGAATTGGGTTTATGTTAAAGTGCCAAATATAGTGGATGAAGATATATTTGATATGGTTCAAGAACAGTTAGCTGAGAACAGAAAAATAGCCAGGACAAGAGAAAGAGGAGCAAAGTATTTATTACAAGGTTTAGTCGTATGTAAGCGTTGTCGTTATGCATATTATGGAAGTCCTGTAAGAAATAAACGAGGAGAAAAAGTTGAGCATTATGCATATTATCGTTGTATTGGTAGAGATTCTTACCGTTTTGGTGGTAACAAAATTTGTGATAATAAACACATTCGTACAGATGCATTAGAAACAGCTGTGTGGGAAGAAGTTAAGCATTTATTGAAAAATCCAAATAGAATTTTAGAAGAATACAAACGTAGACTTTTAGAGCTTAAAAAATCATCGTGGGATAAAAAAAGCGATTTGCTTGAAAAGCAAGAAAATAAATTAAAACGAGGCATTGCTAGACTTATTGATAGTTATGCCCAAGAATATATTAATCAAGAAGAATTTGAACCACGAATCAAAGCGATGAAACAAAGCTTAAAAACAATTGAAGAGGAGAAGAAGAGGATATTTGATCAAAAGAAATTAGAACAGGAAGTAACTCTGGTCGTGACCAATTTAGAAGACTTTTCTTCCAATATTACATCAAACCTTGATAGCGCAGACTGGCTAACTAAACGCGGTATTATTAGAACATTGGTTAAGAGAATTGAAGTTGACCTTGAAGACGTAAACGTGGTGTTTCGTGTAAAAGAACTATCAAACTTTCCTGGACATAATGGAGAAGAAAAGAAAAATTTGCAACATTGTTGGCGGAGTAATAACTTGCCTTATCGTTACCCCTCATGCTGTCTTCCACCACATGAACAGTGTCGACCTCTATAA